The following is a genomic window from Spirosoma foliorum.
TAATACGTCGTCCGCGTCGAAACCGCCAATCGGCCGTTATCCGCGACATGGTGCAGGAGACCCGTTTGTCGGTAACTGATTTTATTTTGCCCGTCTTCGTTGTAGAAGGACAAAAAGTACGGTCGGAGGTAGCTTCCATGCCCGGCATCTATCGTTTATCGCTGGATTTACTACTGGATGAAATTCAGGAGTGTGTTGACCTGGGTATCAAGACATTCGATTTGTTTCCTAATATTTCCGAAGTCAAAAAAGACAAATACGCTACCGAAAGCTACAATCCTGACGGCCTGTATTTGCAAGCCGTTCAGGCTATTAAAGATCGGTTCCCCGACGTAATGGTCATGACCGATGTGGCGATGGACCCCTATAGCTCTGATGGACACGATGGCATTGTCGAAGATGGTAAAATCCTGAATGATCCAACGCTGGAAGTCTTAGGGAAAATGGCCCTGGCACAGGCACAAGCCGGAGCGAATATCATTGGCCCATCTGACATGATGGATGGACGCGTAGGTTATCTTCGGCAAGTACTCGATGAAGGCGGCTTTCATGACGTAGCAATTATGTCCTATGCCGCCAAATACGCCAGTGCGTTTTACGGTCCATTCCGCGATGCGCTTGATTCTGCTCCAAAGTTTGGTGACAAAAAGACGTATCAGATGAATCCGGCCAATAGTCGCGAAGCCCTGATCGAGGCTCAACTTGATTTCGAAGAAGGGGCCGATTTTCTGATGGTCAAACCAGCGCTGGCTTATCTGGATATCATCAAACTTTTGGACGACAATTTCCATTTGCCTATTGCTGCTTATAACGTTAGTGGTGAATACGCCATGATTAAAGCGGCTGCTCAAAATGGCTGGCTCGATGGCGAACGAGCTATGATGGAGTCGCTTATGGCCATCAAGCGAGCTGGTGCCAACGTAATTCTAACCTATTTCGCTAAAGAAGCCGCCCGGTTATTATGAGTAAACTATTGATTCGTGATGCCCGATTAGTGAACGAAGGTCAGATTATTGAGACCGATGTGCTGATTGAAGATGGTTTCATTGCCCAAATTAAGTCGGGTCTGTCAGATGCCTATGTAGACCAGGTTATTGAGGCAAATGGACAATACCTATTGCCCGGTGTTATCGACGATCAGGTGCATTTCCGGGAGCCGGGCTTAACGCATAAAGCCACCATCAAATCGGAAGCACGAGCGGCTGTAGCTGGCGGTGTTACCAGTTTTATGGAGATGCCGAATACGGTTCCGAATGCGTTAACCCAGGAATTGCTCGCCGATAAATACGCGATTGCTGCTCAGACATCACTGGCGAATTATTCGTTTTTCATGGGCGCGTCGAACGATAACCTCAATGAAGTACTCCGCACCGATCCGAAAACGGTTTGTGGTATTAAGGTATTCATGGGGTCGTCGACTGGAAATATGCTGGTCGATAATGAGCAGGTATTGGATAGCTTGTTCCGGAAAAGCCCTATGCTGATTGCTACTCATTGCGAAGATGAAGCCACCGTTCGGGCCAATACTGAGCGATACAAGGCTGAATACGGCGACCGCGCTACGGCCGATTTGCATCCACTGATTCGGAATGAAGAAGCTTGCCTAAAGTCATCGTCGATGGCGGTTGAATTGGCTCGGAAGCACAATGCTCGACTGCATATTCTGCACATATCGACTGCCGATGAACTAGCTTTATTTGATAACAAACTTCCACTTACCGAAAAGCGGATTACGGCAGAGGTTTGCGTGCATCATCTTTGGTTCGATAGCAGAGACTACGCAACGTTGGGGAATTTGATAAAATGCAATCCAGCCATAAAAGCTCCTCATCATAAAGAAGCTTTACTCGCTGCGCTACTAGATGATCGTCTGGATATTATTGCTACTGATCATGCGCCCCATACCTGGGCCGAAAAACAGCAACCCTACTGGCAGGCTCCGTCTGGTTTGCCATTGGTTCAGCACCCTTTGCTGCTCATGCTTGATTTTGTGAAGCAGGGGAAATTACCGCTCGAAACGGTTGTGCGTAAAATGAGTCATGCCCCTGCCGATTGTTTTCAGATTGATCGTCGTGGCTATGTCTGCGAAGGCTACTGGGCTGACCTCGTTTTGGTCGATATGAACCAACCTTCAACTGTTACAAAGGAATCGATTCACTATCAGTGCGGCTGGTCGCCATTAGAAGGACATACGTTTGGTTCCAGCGTGACGCATACTATTGTATCAGGCAAGCTGGTGTATCAAAATGGTGAGTTTCTGACTGAGCAGGTAGGAAAACGATTATTATTTACTCGATAATAAAGAAAATTTTAAGCAAAAATCTTGCGTGTACGGGCAAGGCCGTCTTATCTTTGCACTCCCAAATAAGGGAAGCGTACTGCCGAAGTGGTGAAATTGGTAGACACGCACGTTTCAGGGGCGTGTGTCTTTACGGACATGCGAGTTCGAGTCTCGCCTTCGGCACATAATTAAGCCGCAATCAACTGGTTGCGGCTTTTTGTTTTGTGATAGACCTAGATAAATAGCCCATCATCATTGCTCAGACAGTGGATTCCCCAAATCCTCCAGAAAGCCGTTACAGTTCAGCCATTATATCATCTAGTTGCTCTACTCGCCATTTCCAGCTTAAACGGAATCGGGTGATTTGGGCAGGCTTTTATGTCGATAAGTAACCGAGGAAGCTACCTGTACTAATTATATATTATTAATTTATAATATTTTAAATAAAGTATACGAAAATCTAAATTCATATCCGTATCGTAAATAAATGAAGCCTTTTAGTTTCCTTTTGCATAGTTTCGTTAACTATACCATTTGATATAGGACTATTAGCTGGCCTACTTAGTTAATTTACTACTACTTTTAAGTCAATTGTGGAAACTTTCAAACGCAACCGAGCGGCTACTACCCAGCGTATAGTCGATGCCGTAGAGCAAATTCTGGCCAATGAGGGTATTAAAGGAATTGGAATTAATGCGATTGCCGAAAAAGCCTCTGTCAGTAAGGTACTTATCTATCGTTATTTTGGCAGTATTGAAGGGCTGTTAGACTATTACATCCGACGTGGTCAGTTGGTACCCCATTATGCCCCTTCCTGGATAGAACAAATTCAACCTGCCGAACCGCACGATCTTGCACCAATCTGGTCGGGTCAGGCTCTACAACTATTTCGTCAGTTCCGCCAATTTCGATCTGCCCGTGAACTACTAAAAGCCAGTATGACAGAAGCAGATTCGTTGGGTGAAGCGATTAGCAGTAGTTTAGATGCTGAGCTGACTAATCTGGTCAATCAACTTGCCTTTATAAAAGGGGGCGATCATCAGGCTACGTCGGCTATAATTTTCGGTGCTTTATCCTACCTGACTATACAGGCACAGCTTAATCGGCCAGTTATTGGTCTGGATCTGCGAAGTGAAAATGGCTGGCGACGAATAGAAGAAGCCGTTAAAATGATTTATAAGTCATTGAATCAACTGGCCATTGATTCACCTACAATCCAGATAACAACAAAACCCGTCACCATGGTAGTTGGCCAGTGGTAACAACTATTGACTACCTTCGTGTTATGTTAATTCAATAGCGAATGTTAGATCAATACAAACAGCAGAACCCCTATCTATTAGCTTTAGACTCAATCATATTTGGTTTCGATGGCGAGAGCTTAAAAGTACTACTTGTCAAACGAGGAGTGGAAGAAAAAACCTGGTCGCTTATGGGGGGATGGCTTCAACCCAACGAAGGACTAGAACAGGCTGCTGCCCGTATTTTATTTGATCTAACTGGCTTAACCAACGTGTATCTGGAGCAATTGTATGCGTTTGGCGACCCACACCGCGACCCCATCGTCCGAACCATATCGGTGGCTTATTTCTCACTGGTAAAAATAGCCGACTACGAGACGAAAATTTCGGAAGTATTTCAGGCCCGCTGGTTTTCGATTTATGATCTCCCTCCCTTGCTGTTCGATCATGGCGATATGGTCGATCTGGCTATTAAACGACTTCGCTACAAAGCGGCTCAACATCCCTTAGGCTTCGAATTACTCCCCGAGAAATTCACTATTCCTCAACTCAAGAAATTGTATGATGCCATCTACAATACGGAGTTTGATAAACGGAATTTCAGCCGTAAGATTCTGTCTACGAATTTGTTGGTTAAACTCGATGAGAAGCAAAAAGGGTTTTCGAAACGAGGGGCTTACTTTTATCAGGTGGATGCCACCAAATATCAGGAGATAAACAACGCCTTCCTGAACTTCATCCCAAATTCGGAACTGGCTCTTTAGGGACAAACTAGATTTGTTCACTGAAATTTTATTCGAAAATTAATTGGTGTCATATTGACATTAAAAAAATAAGTGTCAATTTTACATTAAAATAAGCGTCAATAGTACTCTAATAGGTTTGGGAGGATATTGATTCTATTTTCGCTTGATGTTTCAGTGCGTATCGATTTTTTAAAATGCTCATTGATAACGCCTTACTACTTCATCAATTGCTGACCATAAGACATACATTTATATTGACACAAAAGAATGGCAGCTTACTTACTGGGGTATGATATCGGTAGCTCTTCCGTAAAAGCAGCGCTGGTAGATGCCCAAACGGGTCGATTGGTGGCTTCTGCTACTAGCCCTGACCAGGAAATGAAAATTCTGTCGCCCCAGGCTGATTGGGGAGAGCAAAATCCTGAAGATTGGTGGCAGGAAGTAATCCGGGCTACGGAACGCCTGAAAAATGCGCATCCCTTTGCGGGCGATGACGTATTAGCGATCGGTATTGCTTATCAGATGCACGGTTTGGTGGTTGTTGATAAGAACTTTGAGGTACTGCGGCCAGCCATTATCTGGTGTGATAGTCGTGCGGTTTCTATTGGTCAGCAGGCACTTCGGGATCTGGGAGAAACTTATTGTTTGGGCGATCTACTGAACTCACCGGGTAATTTCACCGCGTCGAAACTCAAATGGGTAAAAGAGCATGAGCCTGATGTGTATGCAAAAATTCACAAGATCATGCTTCCCGGCGACTACATCGCCTTTCGACTTTCGGGCGAAGCGCAAACGACGGCTTCGGGTTTATCGGAAGGCATCTTATGGGATTTCAAAGAGAACCAACTGGCAACTCATCTGCTCGATTATTTCGGTATTGATGCGTCACTCGTTTCGGATGTGGTGCCAACCTTCGGCTTCCAGGCCAGTGTGAGTTCCCAGGCCGCAAGTCTGTTGGGACTGAAAGCAGGCACGCCCATTACGTATCGGGCGGGCGATCAGCCGAATAATGCTTTCTCGTTGAATGTACTCCGAGCTGGAGAAGTTGCGGCCACTGCTGGTACATCCGGGGTCATTTATGGTATTACCCAGGAAACGTCATTTGATCGAGAGGGACGTATAAACACATTCGTTCACGTGAATAGTCAGCCAACAGACCCGCATTTAGGCGTGCTGGCTTGTGTGAATGGAACGGGTATTCTCAATAGCTGGTTGCGTCGTTTGGTCGGGAATTTGCCCTATGAAGCACTTAATCAGCTGGCAGCACAGGCTCCGATTGGAGCGGCCAATCTTCTGTTTTATCCCTTTGGTAATGGTGCCGAGCGCATTCTGGGCAATAAGAATCCCGGAGCTAACCTGAAAAATTTAAGCCTGACAACTCATCAGATTGAGCATGTCCTGCGCGCAGCACAGGAAGGTATCGTTTTTGCCCTGACGATGGGATTACACATCATGGAGTCGGTGGGAGTGACGGCTCAGGTTGTTCGGGCGGGTCAGGCAAATATGTTTCTGAGTCCGGTATTCCGGGAGGCATTTGTCAATACGACAGGAGCCACGCTGGAGTTATATAATACGGATGGTGCGCAGGGGGCTGCTCGGGGCGCGGGTATTGGAGTTGGTGTGTACAGTTCGTTTGATGAGGCTTTTGCTTCGCTGGAACGGGTTAGTCTAACCGAGCCGCAACCTCAACTTCAGGCCGCCTATACCGAAGCATTTGACCGATGGCATTCAAAATTACAATTAACTGAATT
Proteins encoded in this region:
- the hemB gene encoding porphobilinogen synthase; this translates as MNIIRRPRRNRQSAVIRDMVQETRLSVTDFILPVFVVEGQKVRSEVASMPGIYRLSLDLLLDEIQECVDLGIKTFDLFPNISEVKKDKYATESYNPDGLYLQAVQAIKDRFPDVMVMTDVAMDPYSSDGHDGIVEDGKILNDPTLEVLGKMALAQAQAGANIIGPSDMMDGRVGYLRQVLDEGGFHDVAIMSYAAKYASAFYGPFRDALDSAPKFGDKKTYQMNPANSREALIEAQLDFEEGADFLMVKPALAYLDIIKLLDDNFHLPIAAYNVSGEYAMIKAAAQNGWLDGERAMMESLMAIKRAGANVILTYFAKEAARLL
- a CDS encoding dihydroorotase — encoded protein: MSKLLIRDARLVNEGQIIETDVLIEDGFIAQIKSGLSDAYVDQVIEANGQYLLPGVIDDQVHFREPGLTHKATIKSEARAAVAGGVTSFMEMPNTVPNALTQELLADKYAIAAQTSLANYSFFMGASNDNLNEVLRTDPKTVCGIKVFMGSSTGNMLVDNEQVLDSLFRKSPMLIATHCEDEATVRANTERYKAEYGDRATADLHPLIRNEEACLKSSSMAVELARKHNARLHILHISTADELALFDNKLPLTEKRITAEVCVHHLWFDSRDYATLGNLIKCNPAIKAPHHKEALLAALLDDRLDIIATDHAPHTWAEKQQPYWQAPSGLPLVQHPLLLMLDFVKQGKLPLETVVRKMSHAPADCFQIDRRGYVCEGYWADLVLVDMNQPSTVTKESIHYQCGWSPLEGHTFGSSVTHTIVSGKLVYQNGEFLTEQVGKRLLFTR
- a CDS encoding TetR/AcrR family transcriptional regulator, which gives rise to METFKRNRAATTQRIVDAVEQILANEGIKGIGINAIAEKASVSKVLIYRYFGSIEGLLDYYIRRGQLVPHYAPSWIEQIQPAEPHDLAPIWSGQALQLFRQFRQFRSARELLKASMTEADSLGEAISSSLDAELTNLVNQLAFIKGGDHQATSAIIFGALSYLTIQAQLNRPVIGLDLRSENGWRRIEEAVKMIYKSLNQLAIDSPTIQITTKPVTMVVGQW
- a CDS encoding NUDIX hydrolase, with translation MLDQYKQQNPYLLALDSIIFGFDGESLKVLLVKRGVEEKTWSLMGGWLQPNEGLEQAAARILFDLTGLTNVYLEQLYAFGDPHRDPIVRTISVAYFSLVKIADYETKISEVFQARWFSIYDLPPLLFDHGDMVDLAIKRLRYKAAQHPLGFELLPEKFTIPQLKKLYDAIYNTEFDKRNFSRKILSTNLLVKLDEKQKGFSKRGAYFYQVDATKYQEINNAFLNFIPNSELAL
- a CDS encoding xylulokinase, which gives rise to MAAYLLGYDIGSSSVKAALVDAQTGRLVASATSPDQEMKILSPQADWGEQNPEDWWQEVIRATERLKNAHPFAGDDVLAIGIAYQMHGLVVVDKNFEVLRPAIIWCDSRAVSIGQQALRDLGETYCLGDLLNSPGNFTASKLKWVKEHEPDVYAKIHKIMLPGDYIAFRLSGEAQTTASGLSEGILWDFKENQLATHLLDYFGIDASLVSDVVPTFGFQASVSSQAASLLGLKAGTPITYRAGDQPNNAFSLNVLRAGEVAATAGTSGVIYGITQETSFDREGRINTFVHVNSQPTDPHLGVLACVNGTGILNSWLRRLVGNLPYEALNQLAAQAPIGAANLLFYPFGNGAERILGNKNPGANLKNLSLTTHQIEHVLRAAQEGIVFALTMGLHIMESVGVTAQVVRAGQANMFLSPVFREAFVNTTGATLELYNTDGAQGAARGAGIGVGVYSSFDEAFASLERVSLTEPQPQLQAAYTEAFDRWHSKLQLTEFTNAY